One Phocaeicola dorei genomic region harbors:
- a CDS encoding DUF3127 domain-containing protein, producing MEIKGKVLTLFPVKEGVGKTSGTPWKSREFVIETQDQYPKRICLQVMNDNMDRFPMEEGMEVSVKFDISAREWDGRYFNTLTAWDITVLNSRPSNQEGENR from the coding sequence ATGGAGATAAAAGGAAAAGTACTTACCCTCTTTCCGGTCAAGGAAGGAGTCGGAAAGACATCGGGCACTCCGTGGAAGTCCCGTGAGTTTGTGATAGAAACGCAAGACCAGTATCCGAAGAGGATCTGCCTGCAAGTGATGAATGACAACATGGACCGTTTTCCCATGGAGGAGGGTATGGAGGTCAGTGTCAAATTTGACATTTCCGCCCGTGAATGGGACGGCCGTTACTTCAACACGCTGACGGCATGGGACATCACCGTGCTGAATTCCCGGCCGTCCAATCAGGAAGGAGAAAACAGATGA
- a CDS encoding DUF2786 domain-containing protein: MKEVSEKITERIRKLIRLKESATQIGSEGEAHAAAAAVHRLLMEYNLSLLDLAGENPQNRLTACESDRISYKDAAGNIWKRDLMRVLCEYNYCKMLLYAGTTHMVVIGTEENAATVIALFDYLRKTFRRLSEEKYSGYAQGRRGYWRTAKGKKDYIRSYLEGCIPGLRMQLEKSGQTPQETGLMICHQKLIGDYMGRFRLVRRKPVANRHKTNHKAYMTGVDDGRHISLSRQLKDNTLF, translated from the coding sequence ATGAAAGAAGTATCAGAAAAGATAACGGAAAGAATCCGCAAGCTTATCCGGCTCAAAGAATCCGCCACACAGATCGGATCTGAAGGTGAAGCCCATGCGGCGGCAGCGGCGGTACACCGCCTGCTTATGGAATACAACCTCTCCCTGCTTGATCTTGCCGGTGAGAATCCACAAAACCGGCTGACAGCCTGCGAATCTGACAGAATCAGCTACAAGGATGCGGCCGGCAATATCTGGAAACGGGACCTGATGAGGGTCTTATGTGAATACAATTACTGCAAGATGCTGCTCTACGCGGGCACAACCCATATGGTGGTAATCGGGACAGAGGAAAATGCGGCAACTGTCATTGCGCTCTTTGACTACCTGCGTAAAACCTTCAGACGTCTGTCCGAAGAGAAGTATTCCGGGTATGCGCAAGGCAGACGCGGTTACTGGAGAACCGCCAAAGGTAAGAAGGACTATATCCGGTCTTATCTGGAAGGCTGCATACCCGGTTTACGCATGCAGCTGGAGAAGTCCGGGCAGACGCCGCAGGAAACCGGCCTCATGATCTGTCACCAAAAACTGATAGGCGACTATATGGGCAGGTTCAGGCTTGTCAGAAGAAAGCCTGTGGCGAACAGGCATAAGACGAACCACAAGGCTTATATGACCGGAGTTGATGACGGCCGCCATATAAGTCTGAGCAGGCAATTGAAGGATAATACTCTTTTTTAA
- a CDS encoding toprim domain-containing protein: MKSQEANAIPLREILEKYGHEPVRSYHGYLMYSSPFRNEETPSFMVNLHTNKWKDFGEDSSGGVADLVMRLERCDFHSAMRRIEKSDLSAPSDPLPVPTSAGDAGTSPRLTVDNINPLTNRMLLEYMGRRGIDADIAKAYCKEAYYHFSGRKDRRCFAVAFPNDKGGMELRNPIFKGCAGVKAVTCLDNGGDRCAVFEGFMDFLSYLQYAREHPGLPPMNFCILNSTAMAGRSGEFLSRHRLVHAFLDNDKAGMDALEKLEGNLGKDTVLVNESVRLYPRHNDFNEFLQACKKKAMTAGNEM, from the coding sequence ATGAAATCACAGGAAGCCAATGCGATCCCCTTGCGGGAGATACTGGAAAAATACGGTCATGAACCGGTCAGGTCCTACCACGGCTATCTCATGTACAGCTCCCCTTTCAGAAATGAGGAGACTCCCAGTTTCATGGTGAACCTGCACACGAACAAATGGAAGGATTTCGGTGAGGACAGCTCGGGAGGTGTGGCTGACCTGGTCATGCGTCTGGAACGGTGCGATTTTCACTCCGCCATGCGGCGGATTGAAAAAAGCGACCTGTCCGCCCCGTCCGACCCCCTCCCTGTTCCGACTTCCGCCGGGGATGCCGGCACCAGCCCCAGACTGACTGTCGACAATATCAATCCCCTGACCAACAGGATGCTTCTGGAATACATGGGCCGGCGTGGAATTGATGCGGACATTGCAAAGGCATATTGCAAGGAAGCATACTACCATTTCAGCGGAAGGAAGGACAGGCGCTGTTTCGCCGTAGCTTTCCCCAATGACAAGGGAGGCATGGAGCTCAGGAATCCGATATTCAAGGGATGTGCCGGAGTAAAAGCCGTCACCTGTCTTGACAATGGAGGCGACCGTTGTGCCGTTTTCGAGGGATTCATGGATTTTCTCAGCTATCTCCAGTATGCCAGGGAACATCCCGGACTGCCGCCAATGAATTTCTGCATCCTGAACTCCACGGCCATGGCCGGCAGGTCCGGAGAGTTCCTTTCCCGGCACCGGCTGGTACATGCCTTTCTGGACAACGACAAGGCAGGCATGGACGCCCTGGAGAAACTGGAGGGGAATCTTGGGAAGGATACGGTACTGGTCAATGAGTCCGTCCGGCTGTATCCCCGGCATAACGATTTCAACGAGTTCCTGCAAGCCTGTAAAAAAAAAGCAATGACTGCAGGAAATGAGATGTAA
- a CDS encoding DUF4373 domain-containing protein — MGRIARKGFEYYRAETDRFRDIKIRKLRKEHSCAGYAIYQYVLNEIYRVEGCYIRFTQDELFDCAEYWNMREEEVLRIINYCTETGLFNAGIWKQYGILTGHSIQIRYVSMCHAAKRKTVIPEEINLLSEEKSSFPVSRAQLPVEAASVPICGSVAVTSVPFTEPSEAPVPLKEGILPEKTGFIPEESVNIPEAYNIKERKENISSSSSFTSVQEKTDEEDNSIRTLKSDLEYLNLKDDQIRWACILKARYPAMPLEYAIAAVKDSIRNGDYRYSVGGCLTPLIENYIRKYNAECSGEKRQDGFRAALERLGISPAQQHEILHLSADSPRVLEAALKEIERSNGRIRSPLCFLRSRLTSVRTA; from the coding sequence ATGGGAAGAATTGCCAGAAAAGGCTTTGAGTACTACAGGGCCGAAACGGACCGGTTCCGTGACATCAAGATCCGCAAGCTGAGAAAGGAACACAGCTGTGCCGGTTATGCGATATACCAGTATGTCCTGAATGAGATCTACCGTGTGGAAGGCTGTTATATCCGTTTCACACAGGACGAGCTGTTCGATTGTGCGGAATACTGGAACATGAGGGAAGAGGAGGTTCTCCGGATCATCAACTATTGTACGGAAACGGGGCTGTTCAATGCCGGAATCTGGAAACAGTACGGCATTCTGACAGGGCACTCCATCCAGATCCGATATGTGTCCATGTGTCACGCGGCCAAGCGCAAGACAGTCATTCCGGAAGAAATAAATCTTCTTTCCGAAGAAAAATCCTCCTTCCCGGTTTCCCGGGCACAGCTTCCTGTGGAAGCGGCGTCCGTTCCGATCTGTGGATCTGTGGCAGTCACCTCTGTTCCCTTCACGGAACCTTCAGAAGCGCCCGTTCCTTTGAAAGAGGGGATTCTTCCGGAAAAAACCGGATTTATTCCGGAAGAATCCGTGAATATTCCGGAAGCTTACAATATAAAGGAAAGAAAAGAAAACATATCATCCTCAAGCTCCTTTACATCCGTTCAGGAAAAGACGGATGAGGAGGACAATTCCATCCGGACTTTAAAATCCGATCTGGAATACCTGAACCTGAAGGATGACCAGATCCGCTGGGCGTGCATTCTGAAAGCCCGTTATCCGGCCATGCCCCTGGAGTACGCCATAGCCGCCGTCAAGGACAGCATCCGTAACGGTGACTACCGTTACAGTGTGGGCGGCTGCCTCACTCCGCTGATAGAGAACTATATCCGCAAGTACAACGCTGAATGTTCAGGAGAAAAGAGGCAGGACGGTTTCCGTGCCGCCCTTGAGCGTCTAGGCATTTCTCCGGCACAGCAGCATGAGATCCTGCATCTGTCCGCGGACTCCCCCCGTGTGCTGGAAGCCGCCTTGAAGGAAATCGAGCGCAGCAACGGGCGCATCAGGAGCCCGCTATGTTTTCTCAGGAGCAGGCTGACGTCCGTCCGGACCGCATGA